The sequence CTTCGCCCGGTCGCCGATGAGGCGCCGTACCGCGTCCGCGATCTCCTGGCGGCCGCCGTAGGCGAGGGCGAAGCTCAGCACGAGGTCGCCATAGTCCGCCGTCGCCGCCTCGGCCCGCTGGGCCGCCGCCAGGGTCGAGTCGGGGAGCAGGTCGAGCTTGCCTACCACCCGAACCCGCACCCGGCGCCGGTGGATGCGCGGGTCGTCGGCGATGGTGTTCAGCTTCGCCTCGATCACGGACATGAGCCCCTCGACCTCTTCCGGCGCCCGGGTGAGGTTCTCCGTCGAGAACGCCCAGAGGGTCACCGCCGGGATTCCCAGGTCGGCGCACCAGGCGAGAACCTCGTCCAGCTTCTCGGCGCCGGCTCGGTACGCCTCGATCGGGTCGCGCAGCCCCTGGGCGCGGGCCCACCGCCGATTGCCGTCGAGGATGATCCCCACATGCCTGGGCACGGATCGGCTCAGGACCTCCCTCTCGAGGCGCCGCGCGTACAGATAATAGAGGAGCTGAGGGAGCCGCTTCATGACCGGGGGCTCCTCACGGCCTCGGCCGGCGCGCGATCAGCAGCTTGTACTCTCCCTGCTGGACGACCTCGCCGCGCTGGTTCAGGATCTGCCGTTTTTCCACGAGCACCCCCCCCTCTTTCAGGCCACGCTTGGCGGTCACCTGAATCCGGCAGTGCACCGTGTCGCCAATCCGCACCGGGGCGAGAAAGTGCCAGTCGAGCACCATGAAGGCCAGGACACGCGGCTGCGTCACGGCGACCCGGAGACCGAGCCCGGAGGTGATGGCAATGATCAGGTTTTCGGGCACCGCCGGCGACAGCCCGGGCTCGCCACGCGTCTGGTCGAGCGCCTCGTGGTCGCCCGAGATCCAGGCATAGGTCACGAGATCCGCCTCGGTGACCGTTCGCGCGGGCGTCCGCGCCTCCTCCCCGACCGGAATGTCCTCGAAGTATCGCACGCCTTCCAGGCTTCGCTACGGTCGCCGCTCTACCATGATATCCGTCTCGCCCTCCTGAACCACCTCGCCGCGCTGGTTCAGGACCGACCGCTGGAGGACGACGATGCCCCGGTCGGGCTTCGAGGTCTCCCGCTTGTCGGAGACCTGGATCCGCACCTTGATGGTGTCCCCGATCTTGATCGGCCCCTTGAAGCGCCAGCGGAGGCCGAGGAACGCCATGGTCGCGAACGGGCGAGGCATGGCCCGGCTGCCGAGGCCGGATTGGATGGCGAGCCCGAGGAGCCCGTGGGCGATCCGCTCGCCGAAGATCGAGCTGCGCATGAACTCGGCGTCCGTGTGCAGGACGTTGTAGTCACCCGAGAGCCCGGCGAAGGCGACGATGTCGGCCTCGGTCACCGTCCGCCCGGGAGACACGAACTCGTCCCCTACCTGGATATCCTCGAAGTACTGCCGGCCCTCCCCGGTCATGCGCGCCTCCCCGGGCCACATTCTGACGACCGCTCCGCACTATAGCACACGATTCAGGCCATCCCGCGTTGACGCGCTGTGCCAGCGCACCGTACAATGCGTCCGGCATCGATCCCGTTCCCGCGTCGGGGAGGTCTGGATGCACGATCCGGTCGAGGAGATCCGCTTCCGTGATCCGCGCCTGGCAGAGGTCTGGGACAAGGTCCGGGCCGGCCAGCGGCTCGGCGCCGCCGACGGGCTCGCCTGCCTCGAGACGGCAGACCTGCTCGCCCTCGGCCGGATGGCCGACCGGGTCAAGCAGAAGAAATCGGGCGACTGGGTCTACTTCGTGATCAACCGCTACATCAACCCGACCAACGTCTGCGTCCTCGCCTG comes from Candidatus Methylomirabilota bacterium and encodes:
- a CDS encoding MaoC/PaaZ C-terminal domain-containing protein; the protein is MTGEGRQYFEDIQVGDEFVSPGRTVTEADIVAFAGLSGDYNVLHTDAEFMRSSIFGERIAHGLLGLAIQSGLGSRAMPRPFATMAFLGLRWRFKGPIKIGDTIKVRIQVSDKRETSKPDRGIVVLQRSVLNQRGEVVQEGETDIMVERRP
- the uppS gene encoding polyprenyl diphosphate synthase, with protein sequence MKRLPQLLYYLYARRLEREVLSRSVPRHVGIILDGNRRWARAQGLRDPIEAYRAGAEKLDEVLAWCADLGIPAVTLWAFSTENLTRAPEEVEGLMSVIEAKLNTIADDPRIHRRRVRVRVVGKLDLLPDSTLAAAQRAEAATADYGDLVLSFALAYGGRQEIADAVRRLIGDRAKQGASIEEIVESVSQEEIGRYLYTADLPDPDLIIRTSGEVRLSGFLLWQSAYSEFYFCDVHWPAFRKIDFLRAIRSYQQRDRRFGA
- a CDS encoding dehydratase, producing the protein MRYFEDIPVGEEARTPARTVTEADLVTYAWISGDHEALDQTRGEPGLSPAVPENLIIAITSGLGLRVAVTQPRVLAFMVLDWHFLAPVRIGDTVHCRIQVTAKRGLKEGGVLVEKRQILNQRGEVVQQGEYKLLIARRPRP